CAAGTGCCGGGAGCTTACGCTGCGTGGGTGGCAGGATGGAAGTAAGTTGGAGTATCACTTTATGATCGAGGTCTTTGGATAAGGGAAGACTGACTTCACTTTTATTGTATGAGTACACGAGTTAGAATAGATATAACTTGTAATCCCAATTGAGTCATGACCTGAGCTATTCTACCATGTTGAGACATCCTTCGAAGAATGAGGAGAGCTCATTTGCATTTGTTAGAGTGAGAATACGAGAAACATCTGCAGTACTGTTAGTATGAGAGTGATAAGTTGGAGGTGAGCGAACAAGAAACTCACACAAGTCAGGTCTGACGACGGCAATGGCACCTTGCTCGGGTTCGATGCCATACTTAAAAAAGGCTTGCCCACAACCCATCATGTACGGGCTTGTGTCATCCACAAAGACCCTATGAACGTCTGCTTTCGTTAGCAAATGATTTGATTAATGTCAAATGGGAAAGTGACGTACTTCGTAGGGAAAATGGACCTGACTTGGGAAAGAATACTTCTGGTAGCTGATCAATCTCTATCGTCTTTCGATCTGCCCTGATGACCAAGGTATTGTTGAAGACCGTATCAGAAGCCTCTCCAGCAGGAGAGAACTTCTTGATGAGATGCTCGAGTTCAGAGGCGACCTAAGATAATTAGCCACATGTCTCTCAAGACTGCACGGCAAAACTTACCTGAGGTAACAGAGTCTTGGTGGCATCTCCAGAGCAAAACGTCAGGATATGCCATCGTCCATCCGCAGCGAGGACACTGTTTAGTTGTAAAGGCTTCGCATCGGAAAGTCTCACTACCGGTGCACTTGGGAACCTCATGCCTACCGTCAAGCCTGACGCAATGCTCTGGTCACTCTTGTCTATGCATGTGAGTATTGACGGCTCGTACTTCGTAGCCATGCCAGCAGTATAACGTCCAGCTTCAACAAACTTGTCTCGGAAGTCTTTAGCCGTAATGCCATTCTGCTTTCTGTAGTCCGAAGAAAACAGTTTGCTGAAGGAGCGGTCGAACTCAATGAGCTTCTCTGCTGTCTGATGTCTTTCAAGCACGTATGTCTCCAGTACCGAAGGTGGTGCTCGACCGGTAAGGACATGGGCCATTTTCCATCCAATGTTGAAGCCATCTTGTAAACTGACATTCATACCCTGACCAGCCTTGGGTGAGTGGGTATGGCATGCGTCGCCTGTTAGGAAGATCCGGTAGTCCTGGGTAAAATGATCAGCGAGACGTTGACCAATTACGTATGCTGACCACCACGCTGTATGGGCGACATCTATGTCGTAAGGTGCGAATATTCTTTTGACCTTGTCAATCAGACTCTGCTCTGTCACGTCTCGAGCTGTCGTTCCAGGCAGTTCGATGTAAAACCGGACAAGTTCGTCACCTTCTCGAGGGATGATCATGAGATTTCCATCGTTTTTACTGATGAGCATGGCCTTTT
This Fusarium poae strain DAOMC 252244 chromosome 3, whole genome shotgun sequence DNA region includes the following protein-coding sequences:
- a CDS encoding hypothetical protein (TransMembrane:1 (o6-29i)); the encoded protein is MEFEKVQVIICGGGSAGLTAAVLLARFGISFKILEKRPGPLEIGQADGVQCRTVEIFENLGISAPLLEEAYHVREVAFWSPSDADGTLKRKDLAYDTEEGLSHQPHVILNQARINDLILKEIIRLRGDGSSGVLYDSQVDSVNIVVDDEYPVEVIAVHNGEQHLFQAKYAIGCDGAHSIVRKSLGFKMVGDSSDSVWGVMDIYPITNFPDIRKKAMLISKNDGNLMIIPREGDELVRFYIELPGTTARDVTEQSLIDKVKRIFAPYDIDVAHTAWWSAYVIGQRLADHFTQDYRIFLTGDACHTHSPKAGQGMNVSLQDGFNIGWKMAHVLTGRAPPSVLETYVLERHQTAEKLIEFDRSFSKLFSSDYRKQNGITAKDFRDKFVEAGRYTAGMATKYEPSILTCIDKSDQSIASGLTVGMRFPSAPVVRLSDAKPLQLNSVLAADGRWHILTFCSGDATKTLLPQVASELEHLIKKFSPAGEASDTVFNNTLVIRADRKTIEIDQLPEVFFPKSGPFSLRNVHRVFVDDTSPYMMGCGQAFFKYGIEPEQGAIAVVRPDLYVSRILTLTNANELSSFFEGCLNMVE